One Pseudomonas sp. MH9.2 DNA segment encodes these proteins:
- a CDS encoding DUF3617 domain-containing protein encodes MNKRVLALLFCLAAPIAQAQMLQPGLWELTSSNMQVDGQPLPDLQLMLAQLNNLPPEQRAMMEQMMQKQGVTLGGKGVRVCLTQDQVKTDNIPLTDPKSGCNQQITDRNGKTWKFRFSCPKAQGTGVAQFASDREFSTKVVGTFNATGAQQNGSMDTRAVWLGQQCGTVKPRT; translated from the coding sequence ATGAACAAACGCGTTTTGGCTTTGCTGTTTTGTCTGGCTGCACCGATCGCTCAAGCGCAGATGTTGCAGCCAGGGTTGTGGGAACTGACGTCGAGCAATATGCAGGTAGACGGCCAGCCGTTGCCTGACCTGCAGCTGATGCTTGCCCAGTTGAACAACCTGCCGCCCGAGCAGCGAGCGATGATGGAACAGATGATGCAAAAGCAGGGCGTGACGCTGGGCGGGAAGGGCGTGCGAGTCTGCCTGACTCAGGACCAGGTCAAGACTGACAATATCCCGCTGACAGACCCCAAATCTGGTTGCAACCAACAGATCACCGACCGCAATGGCAAGACGTGGAAGTTCCGCTTCAGCTGCCCCAAAGCGCAAGGTACAGGGGTAGCCCAGTTCGCCAGTGATCGCGAGTTCAGCACTAAAGTCGTGGGTACCTTCAACGCCACAGGCGCTCAGCAAAACGGCAGCATGGACACCCGTGCCGTTTGGCTGGGTCAGCAGTGCGGGACGGTTAAACCGCGGACTTGA